One window from the genome of Montipora foliosa isolate CH-2021 chromosome 5, ASM3666993v2, whole genome shotgun sequence encodes:
- the LOC138003290 gene encoding fibropellin-1-like codes for MFCLKSLVILTVCAYHYSIFMAFGSNIMIREPAKRQTIPPKALKVSTRVPSNFSSLMNLLSSWLHIKDGVHPKRRQLQLKDSDDDGFFDSANEPTDVLDLDGRDGDDYATSRQVIFEPREVQTLRLPHPYTFEPLHSNWESRIEPLSEYPRPHHVHHFKGFPVPVRVLKYEHIPEPYYVPYKPTPDYTVLHVHVSDPVNPCMNGGLPLSSQFGYHCLCSKDYHGRFCDAKLYCSSSPCQNGGVCEEIENNYQCQCKTGYLGYNCEEKNVCRPNPCMNDGQCVETSNSYRCYCRPGFIGKDCEDLDYCDPNPCQNGGVCEQRLGFHECICREAYKGKVCELKRICFSNPCKNGGQCIEDDPSYPCICPRGYSPPHCKVHVCDSSPCQNGGRCVPNKEGKYWTYRCKCSLLFKGQRCELPNPCVANPCLNGGTCIDTYSKYTGFPKDWDIGYLHYYCACPPEYSGQKCEENLCLKCNANASCVHGRCICNEGFRGDGFKCTVIHDPCFPSPCQNNGTCTKGPDQSFDCTCPKGYYPPLCEKPPNDMCRPNPCKNRGICVNEGGAFRCICPADFLPPDCTNKTVDPCIPNPCQNKAKCHPSKDKKSFICQCEGRFKPPLCTCDCPKGDLRNNPPILPQRCKETGDCYCPASADGKEYSETPKGCERARGNPCSSNPCQNDGRCFVNDDKLSFFCQCPDECSGDLCQNCNSDKICTPKHCKNGGTCIVVGRKPFCKCPLGYQPPNCVTKYMQEHNACHPNPCQNGGSCRNVGLNKHKCICTAQYSGINCERDKCMDCDVQANCVNGRCKCRRGYTGSGHRGDCKLTLVCQTCPLNAVCVDGECSCINGFYLINDICKMIGGKQK; via the exons ATGTTTTGTCTAAAGTCACTGGTGATTTTGACTGTCTGCGCCTATCACTACAGCATTTTCATGGCATTTGGATCAAACATCATGATAAGAGAACCCGCCAAAAGACAAACAATTCCACCGAAGGCTCTAAAAGTTTCAACTCGAGTTCCTAGTAATTTTTCGTCTTTAATGAACCTGTTATCTTCTTGGCTGCACATAAAGGACGGTGTACATCCAAAGAGACgacaattacaattaaaagaCTCAGATGATGACGGTTTTTTTGACAGCGCGAACGAACCCACAGACGTGCTCGATTTGGATGGAAGAGATGGCGATGACTATGCGACCTCCAGACAGGTTATCTTTGAGCCGAGGGAGGTCCAGACCTTACGGCTTCCACACCCTTATACTTTTGAGCCCTTGCATTCAAATTGGGAATCTCGAATCGAGCCTTTGAGCGAGTATCCAAGACCTCATCACGTGCACCACTTCAAAGGATTTCCAGTGCCTGTTCGAGTACTTAAATATGAACATATTCCAGAGCCTTATTATGTTCCTTACAAACCCACTCCCGATTACACTGTATTACATGTGCATGTTTCAGATCCAG TAAACCCCTGCATGAATGGAGGCCTTCCGTTGTCCAGCCAGTTTGGTTATCATTGTCTGTGTTCGAAAGACTACCATGGAAGATTTTGTGATG CCAAGCTGTATTGTTCATCGAGTCCTTGTCAAAACGGAGGAGTGTgtgaagaaatagaaaacaattATCAGTGCCAATGCAAGACTGGATATCTCGGCTACAATTGTGAAG AAAAGAATGTATGCAGACCAAACCCTTGCATGAACGACGGGCAATGTGTAGAAACTTCAAACAGTTACAGATGTTACTGTCGACCTGGATTCATTGGTAAGGACTGTGAAG ATCTAGATTACTGTGACCCAAATCCTTGTCAAAATGGCGGCGTCTGTGAACAGAGACTAGGATTTCACGAATGCATTTGCCGCGAGGCTTACAAAGGAAAAGTTTGCGAAC TAAAAAGGATATGTTTCTCAAATCCTTGTAAGAATGGTGGGCAGTGCATAGAAGATGACCCAAGTTACCCGTGTATTTGTCCCAGAGGATACAGCCCTCCACATTGTAAAG TTCATGTTTGTGACTCGAGCCCGTGTCAAAATGGTGGGAGATGTGTTCCAAATAAAGAAGGAAAATATTGGACATATCGCTGCAAGTGTTCACTGCTCTTCAAAGGCCAAAGGTGTGAAC TTCCAAATCCATGTGTGGCAAATCCCTGCTTAAACGGTGGAACATGCATTGATACCTATAGTAAATATACCGGTTTCCCAAAGGACTGGGACATAGGATATTTGCACTACTACTGCGCATGCCCACCGGAATATTCGGGACAAAAATGCGAAG AAAATTTGTGTCTCAAATGCAACGCAAATGCCTCCTGTGTTCATGGGAGGTGTATTTGTAATGAAGGATTCAGAGGAGATGGCTTCAAATGCACCG TCATTCACGACCCGTGCTTTCCAAGCCCATGCCAAAACAATGGAACGTGCACTAAAGGCCCCGATCAAAGCTTCGATTGCACATGCCCAAAGGGATATTACCCGCCACTTTGTGAAA AGCCACCAAATGACATGTGCAGACCAAAtccttgcaaaaaccgtggaattTGTGTAAACGAAGGAGGTGCCTTCCGCTGCATTTGTCCAGCGGATTTTTTGCCACCAGACTGCACAAACA AAACTGTAGACCCATGCATTCCCAAtccctgtcaaaacaaggcaaaGTGTCATCCCTCGAAGGACAAGAAAAGCTTCATTTGCCAGTGTGAAGGACGATTCAAGCCTCCTCTTTGTA cGTGTGATTGTCCCAAAGGCGACCTCCGCAACAATCCTCCGATTCTTCCACAGCGCTGCAAAGAAACTGGGGACTGTTACTGCCCTGCGTCCGCAGATGGAAAGGAGTACAGTGAAACACCGAAAGGTTGCGAGCgagcga GAGGGAACCCCTGTAGCAGCAATCCGTGTCAAAATGACGGCAGGTGCTTTGTCAATGACGACAAACTATCGTTCTTTTGTCAATGTCCTGACGAATGTTCTGGTGATCTTTGCCAAAACTGCAATT CTGACAAGATCTGTACACCCAAACACTGTAAAAATGGTGGAACATGCATAGTCGTCGGAAGAAAGCCATTCTGCAAATGTCCATTAGGATATCAACCGCCCAACTGCGTCACTAAATACATGCAAG AACACAACGCATGTCATCCAAACCCATGTCAGAATGGCGGGTCTTGCAGAAACGTTGGACTTAATAAACACAAATGCATCTGCACGGCACAGTATAGTGGAATCAATTGCGAAC